Proteins encoded in a region of the Halioglobus maricola genome:
- the iscU gene encoding Fe-S cluster assembly scaffold IscU: MAYSDKVLDHYENPRNVGKLDAGDESVGTGMVGAPACGDVMRLQIRVNDDGVIEDAKFKTYGCGSAIASSSLLTEWVKGKNLDEAEQIKNTEIAEELALPPVKIHCSVLAEDAIKAAVKDLRDKRGEG, translated from the coding sequence ATGGCTTATAGTGACAAAGTTCTGGACCACTACGAGAACCCCCGCAACGTGGGCAAACTCGACGCTGGGGACGAGAGTGTAGGCACCGGTATGGTAGGTGCACCCGCCTGTGGCGATGTAATGCGACTGCAGATCCGGGTAAATGACGACGGCGTGATTGAAGACGCGAAATTTAAAACTTACGGCTGTGGCAGTGCTATTGCGTCAAGCTCCCTGCTCACAGAGTGGGTCAAGGGCAAGAACCTTGATGAGGCAGAGCAGATCAAGAACACCGAGATCGCCGAAGAACTGGCGCTGCCCCCGGTCAAAATTCACTGCAGCGTATTGGCGGAAGATGCCATTAAGGCCGCGGTTAAGGATCTTCGCGACAAGCGAGGCGAGGGCTGA
- the secD gene encoding protein translocase subunit SecD yields MLNKYPLWKYLLVLSVLVLGLVYAAPNLYKPDPALQITGESSAQLIDEDIMARALKALEDEGIEHFGEVIDPQGRNGLVRLRDAEAQLVAQARVSRMLGDGFIVALNLAPTTPKWLSDLGAQPVKLGLDLRGGVHFKLEVDVDAAIERRMEYYLNATKRALREERIRGYVNLDKRGRLETKFKSESLREQARAIVAENHPELVLDRQDEEGSWNLYANMTEATRKEIADYAVSQNLTTLRNRVNELGVSEPLVQRQGQNRIVVELAGIQDTAEAKRILGKVANLEFRMVAKLEAPQSEKQRYEYRSADRAGMSEWLERSVILTGERVSNAQASFDQNGRPNVQISLDSEGGTAMSRATRNNIKRRMGVLFIERKYRTRYEMQEDGTEIAIKTPYDEKKLLTAPVIQSALGAQFQITGLDSPMEASELALMLRAGALAAPISFVEERTVGPSLGAENIRLGVKSVQIGLALVVIFMVLYYRVFGVAAVLALSANLVLLIAFMSIIGATLTLPGIAGIVLTVGMAVDANVLIFSRIREELRNGLSPQMAIHAGYERAVATILDANITTLIVAVILYAVGTGPVKGFAVTLSVGIVTSMFTAILGTRAITNLIYGGRRVEKLSIGGGV; encoded by the coding sequence ATGCTGAACAAATATCCCCTGTGGAAATACCTGTTGGTGTTGTCTGTCCTGGTCCTTGGCCTGGTCTATGCGGCACCCAATCTCTATAAACCCGATCCTGCGTTGCAGATTACCGGTGAAAGTAGTGCTCAGCTGATTGATGAAGACATCATGGCTCGTGCGCTCAAGGCACTGGAGGATGAGGGCATTGAGCACTTTGGTGAGGTCATCGATCCCCAGGGTCGCAATGGTCTGGTGCGGTTACGTGACGCGGAGGCGCAGCTGGTAGCCCAGGCCCGTGTTTCTCGCATGCTCGGTGATGGCTTTATTGTGGCTCTGAACCTGGCCCCAACAACACCTAAGTGGCTCAGTGATCTGGGTGCCCAGCCCGTCAAGCTGGGCCTCGACCTGCGCGGTGGTGTCCACTTCAAGCTGGAAGTGGATGTCGACGCTGCCATCGAGCGGCGTATGGAGTACTACCTCAACGCCACCAAGCGGGCCCTGCGCGAAGAGCGTATTCGCGGCTACGTAAACCTGGATAAGCGCGGCCGCCTGGAAACCAAGTTCAAGAGCGAAAGCCTGCGCGAACAGGCTCGCGCCATTGTCGCTGAGAATCATCCTGAACTGGTGCTCGATCGTCAGGACGAGGAGGGCAGTTGGAACCTCTATGCCAATATGACCGAGGCGACTCGCAAGGAAATTGCTGATTACGCTGTGAGCCAGAACCTTACAACCCTGCGCAACCGGGTAAATGAACTCGGTGTGTCCGAACCGCTGGTGCAGCGCCAGGGCCAGAACCGTATCGTAGTTGAGCTCGCGGGCATTCAGGATACCGCGGAAGCCAAGCGTATTCTGGGCAAGGTGGCAAACCTCGAGTTCCGTATGGTGGCCAAGTTGGAAGCGCCGCAGTCCGAGAAGCAACGCTATGAATACCGCAGTGCTGATCGCGCCGGAATGAGCGAGTGGCTCGAACGCTCGGTGATCCTCACCGGTGAACGGGTGAGCAATGCTCAGGCCAGTTTTGACCAGAACGGCCGTCCCAATGTGCAGATCAGCCTCGATAGCGAGGGCGGCACTGCCATGTCTCGCGCCACCCGCAACAATATCAAGCGGCGTATGGGTGTGCTGTTCATCGAGCGCAAGTACCGCACGCGTTACGAGATGCAGGAAGACGGCACTGAAATTGCGATCAAAACCCCTTACGACGAGAAAAAGCTCCTGACGGCACCGGTAATTCAGAGTGCGCTTGGCGCCCAGTTCCAGATCACTGGTCTGGACAGCCCGATGGAAGCTTCTGAACTCGCGCTGATGCTGCGTGCAGGTGCTCTTGCTGCCCCGATTTCCTTTGTTGAAGAACGCACCGTTGGCCCATCACTGGGCGCGGAAAACATTCGCCTTGGCGTCAAATCTGTGCAGATCGGTCTGGCGTTGGTTGTGATCTTCATGGTTCTTTACTATCGAGTGTTCGGCGTCGCAGCCGTACTCGCCCTGTCCGCCAACCTGGTGCTGCTGATTGCCTTTATGTCGATTATCGGCGCTACCCTGACATTGCCAGGCATCGCCGGTATCGTGCTGACGGTAGGTATGGCGGTGGACGCCAACGTGTTGATTTTCTCCCGAATACGGGAGGAGCTCAGAAATGGGCTGTCCCCGCAAATGGCGATTCATGCAGGCTACGAGCGCGCGGTGGCAACGATTCTTGACGCCAATATCACGACCCTGATTGTGGCCGTCATCCTCTACGCCGTGGGCACAGGCCCGGTGAAAGGCTTCGCCGTGACCCTGTCAGTGGGTATCGTCACATCCATGTTCACTGCCATTTTGGGTACTCGCGCCATCACTAACCTGATTTACGGCGGCCGCCGTGTCGAGAAGCTGTCCATCGGGGGAGGCGTTTAA
- a CDS encoding IscS subfamily cysteine desulfurase: MQKPIYFDYLATTPCDPRVVEKMVHCLSVEGNFGNPASRSHMYGWKAEEAVENARRQVADLIGADPREIVWTSGATESDNLAIKGVAHFYGKKGKHIITSKIEHKAVLDTCRQLEREGFEVTYLDPDTQGLITPQAVAEALRDDTVLVSIMHANNEIGTVNDIAGIGEVTRNAGVLFHVDAAQGAGKIAIDLKEMKVDLMSMSGHKMYGPKGIGALYVRRKPRVRLEAQMHGGGHERGMRSGTLATHQIVGMGEAARIATEEMATEAVKVNALRQRFWDGIKDIEEVHVNGDMDQRLPGAINVSIAFVEGESLIMSLKDLAISSGSACTSASLEPSYVLRALGLNDELAHSSLRFSFGRFTTEDDVDVAIEQLRGAVGKLRELSPLWDMYQDGVDLNTIEWAAH, translated from the coding sequence ATGCAAAAACCGATTTACTTTGATTATCTGGCGACGACACCCTGTGATCCCCGGGTTGTGGAGAAGATGGTCCACTGTCTGTCTGTCGAGGGTAATTTCGGCAACCCGGCGTCCCGCTCCCACATGTATGGCTGGAAGGCCGAGGAAGCGGTAGAAAATGCCCGTCGTCAGGTGGCTGACCTGATCGGCGCGGATCCGCGTGAAATCGTCTGGACGTCTGGTGCGACCGAGTCAGACAACCTGGCCATTAAAGGTGTTGCCCACTTCTACGGTAAGAAGGGCAAGCACATCATCACTTCCAAGATCGAGCACAAAGCTGTGCTGGATACCTGTCGCCAGCTTGAGCGTGAGGGCTTCGAGGTCACTTATCTCGATCCGGATACCCAGGGCCTTATAACGCCTCAGGCTGTCGCTGAAGCACTGCGAGACGACACGGTCCTGGTGAGCATCATGCACGCCAATAACGAGATTGGTACTGTCAATGATATCGCCGGTATCGGCGAAGTAACCCGCAACGCAGGTGTCCTGTTTCACGTGGACGCCGCGCAGGGCGCAGGCAAAATCGCCATTGACCTCAAGGAAATGAAAGTTGACCTGATGTCCATGTCCGGCCACAAAATGTACGGACCCAAGGGCATCGGAGCACTCTATGTTCGCCGCAAGCCACGTGTGCGCCTCGAAGCACAGATGCACGGCGGTGGTCACGAACGCGGTATGCGTTCCGGCACCCTGGCAACCCACCAGATCGTCGGTATGGGCGAAGCTGCCCGTATAGCCACGGAAGAAATGGCTACCGAAGCGGTCAAGGTCAATGCCCTGCGCCAGCGCTTCTGGGATGGGATCAAGGACATTGAGGAAGTTCACGTCAATGGCGATATGGACCAGCGCCTGCCGGGCGCAATCAACGTCAGTATTGCGTTTGTTGAAGGTGAATCCCTGATCATGTCGCTCAAGGACCTGGCAATTTCATCCGGCTCTGCCTGTACCTCGGCAAGTCTGGAGCCTTCTTATGTGCTGCGCGCGCTGGGCTTGAACGACGAACTCGCTCACAGCTCCCTGCGCTTCAGCTTTGGCCGTTTCACTACTGAAGACGACGTGGATGTGGCTATCGAACAATTGCGCGGAGCCGTTGGCAAGCTGCGTGAACTGTCTCCGCTTTGGGATATGTACCAAGACGGCGTAGACCTGAACACAATTGAATGGGCCGCGCACTAG
- the iscA gene encoding iron-sulfur cluster assembly protein IscA, which translates to MGVSITASAAGHIADQLQGRGHGLGIRLGVTTSGCSGMAYVLEFVDEQAAEDEVFENHGVKVFIDPKSLAYLDGTELDFVREGLNEGLQFKNPNVSAECGCGESFTV; encoded by the coding sequence ATGGGCGTTTCCATCACAGCCTCTGCTGCCGGACATATCGCTGACCAGCTTCAGGGTCGCGGGCATGGCCTCGGCATACGGCTGGGGGTGACTACCTCCGGCTGTTCCGGCATGGCTTATGTGCTGGAGTTTGTCGATGAGCAGGCTGCGGAAGATGAGGTCTTTGAAAATCATGGGGTCAAGGTATTTATTGATCCCAAGAGCCTGGCCTACCTGGACGGTACCGAGTTGGACTTCGTTCGCGAGGGTCTCAACGAAGGCCTGCAGTTCAAAAACCCCAATGTCTCCGCTGAGTGCGGTTGTGGCGAAAGCTTTACCGTATAA
- the purL gene encoding phosphoribosylformylglycinamidine synthase, with amino-acid sequence MLTLRGAPALSAFRLDKLAQKLSAIHPDIRLLHTEFVHFADLVAPMPAEREAVLARLLEYGPTISEEGHVGQGEASELLLVTPRPGTISPWSSKATDIAHNCGLAEVKRVERGLAYQLALPDAISAAQHQAVIDLLHDRMTESVFSRLDDASALFQQAEPAPMTSVDVLGGGRDALAVADQTLGLALADDEIDYLVESFTEMGRNPNDVELMMFAQANSEHCRHKIFNASWSIDGEEQEHSLFKMIRNTNEQGGQGVLSAYSDNAAVVASHRAGRFYPDPESCEYSFSEESIHLLMKVETHNHPTAIAPFPGAGTGSGGEIRDEGAVGRGSKPKVGLTGFSVSNLNIPGYEQPWESAYGKPGRIVSALDIMLEGPIGGAAFNNEYGRPNLCGYFRSFEQEAPGVDGTEVRGYHKPIMIAGGYGNIRAEHVEKGEYRPGAKLIALGGPAMLIGLGGGAASSMASGQSAEDLDFASVQRQNPEIERRCQEVIDRCWQLGEDNPIAFIHDVGAGGLSNAFPELVKDGNRGGKFELRNVPNDEPGMSPLEIWCNESQERYVMAVEPENLARFEAICERERCPFAVVGEATEEMHLTLTDDQFGNAPVDLPMSVLFGKAPKMHREVSRQNIVQTPLALTVSVDEAAARVLQLPSVASKNFLITIGDRTVTGMVARDQMVGPWQVPVADCAVTTVSYDSCAGEAMAIGERTPLALLDGPASGRMAVAEAITNIAASSIADISDIKLSANWMCAAGYGAEDEALYDTVRAVGMEFCPEVGLTIPVGKDSMSMRTTWQDEGEDKAVTSPMSLIVSAFTPVTDVRLSVTPQLQPEADASLVLIDLGRGANRLGGSALAQSCGQLGETAPDITATDLKNFFTLVQEQLQAGKVLAYHDRSDGGLLTTLAEMAFAGHCGLAVDIAAIAGDDLERLFNEEAGAVLQVGTADLAALQARAVELGLGDCTHVIGTAVAGESLAINDGEREVIAALRPEIQKLWARTSYEIQALRDNPDCAREEFERIGTGELGLSAQLAFDPSEDIAAPMIATGARPRIAVLREQGVNGHVEMAAAFHKAGFAPFDVHMSDILGGRVGLADFKGLVACGGFSYGDVLGAGEGWAKSILFNEAVREEFSNYFNRDDSFTLGVCNGCQMVSTLKDLIPGADHWPRFVRNRSEQFEARLALVQVQENPSILLNGMAGSHLPIAVAHGEGRAEFADDAALSTCEGSGTVAMRYVEGDLSVAERYPANPNGSPNGISGLTSSDGRATIMMPHPERVFRTVQYSWAPEEWGEDAGWLRLFRNARHWLG; translated from the coding sequence ATGCTAACCCTGCGTGGTGCACCGGCCCTGTCAGCTTTCCGCCTGGACAAGTTGGCGCAGAAACTTTCAGCAATTCACCCGGATATCAGACTCCTGCATACGGAGTTTGTTCACTTCGCCGATCTGGTGGCGCCAATGCCTGCCGAACGCGAAGCTGTGCTGGCCCGATTGCTTGAATACGGACCCACGATCAGCGAGGAAGGCCATGTTGGTCAGGGGGAGGCCAGCGAACTGCTGTTGGTAACGCCGCGCCCTGGTACGATTTCGCCGTGGTCGAGTAAAGCCACAGATATCGCCCACAATTGCGGCCTCGCAGAGGTCAAACGCGTTGAGCGCGGTCTCGCCTACCAACTGGCGCTGCCGGATGCCATTTCCGCTGCACAGCACCAGGCAGTGATTGATTTGTTGCATGACCGCATGACTGAGAGCGTGTTCTCTCGGCTTGACGATGCCAGTGCCCTGTTCCAGCAGGCGGAGCCTGCGCCAATGACGTCTGTGGATGTGTTGGGCGGCGGCCGTGATGCGCTGGCAGTAGCGGACCAAACTCTGGGCCTGGCGCTGGCAGACGATGAGATCGACTATCTGGTGGAGAGTTTCACCGAGATGGGTCGCAATCCCAATGATGTCGAGCTGATGATGTTTGCCCAGGCGAACTCCGAGCACTGCCGTCACAAGATTTTCAATGCCAGCTGGAGCATTGACGGCGAGGAGCAGGAACACTCCCTGTTCAAGATGATTCGCAATACTAACGAGCAGGGTGGTCAGGGTGTCCTGTCGGCGTATTCCGACAATGCGGCTGTGGTGGCGAGTCACAGGGCGGGGCGTTTCTACCCCGACCCCGAGAGCTGTGAGTACAGCTTCTCAGAGGAAAGTATCCACCTGTTGATGAAAGTGGAAACCCACAATCACCCCACGGCTATCGCACCATTCCCCGGTGCTGGTACGGGCTCGGGCGGGGAGATTCGTGACGAGGGCGCTGTGGGACGCGGTTCCAAGCCCAAGGTGGGCCTGACCGGTTTCTCCGTCTCCAATTTGAATATTCCCGGCTATGAACAGCCCTGGGAAAGCGCATACGGTAAGCCTGGTCGTATTGTCTCTGCATTGGACATTATGCTCGAGGGTCCGATAGGCGGAGCTGCATTTAACAACGAGTATGGCAGGCCAAATCTGTGCGGTTACTTCCGCAGCTTCGAGCAGGAAGCGCCGGGCGTTGATGGCACTGAAGTTCGCGGTTATCACAAGCCCATTATGATCGCCGGCGGTTACGGCAATATTCGTGCTGAGCATGTGGAGAAAGGGGAGTATCGCCCCGGCGCCAAGCTGATTGCGCTGGGCGGCCCGGCCATGCTGATTGGGCTCGGCGGCGGTGCTGCTTCTTCGATGGCTAGCGGTCAGAGTGCCGAGGATCTGGATTTTGCCTCTGTACAGCGGCAAAACCCCGAGATCGAGCGTCGCTGTCAGGAAGTCATTGACCGTTGCTGGCAGTTGGGCGAAGACAACCCTATCGCCTTTATTCATGATGTGGGCGCCGGTGGCCTGTCCAACGCATTCCCGGAACTCGTCAAGGACGGTAACCGCGGTGGCAAGTTCGAATTACGCAACGTACCCAATGACGAGCCAGGTATGTCGCCACTGGAAATCTGGTGTAACGAATCGCAGGAACGCTATGTGATGGCGGTGGAGCCGGAAAATCTCGCCCGCTTCGAGGCTATCTGTGAGCGCGAGCGCTGCCCCTTTGCGGTGGTTGGTGAAGCGACCGAAGAAATGCATCTCACCCTGACCGACGATCAGTTTGGAAATGCACCGGTAGATCTGCCCATGTCAGTGCTGTTTGGCAAGGCGCCAAAGATGCACCGCGAGGTGAGCCGTCAGAACATCGTGCAAACACCACTCGCGCTGACGGTCAGTGTCGACGAAGCGGCTGCTCGGGTGTTGCAGCTTCCCAGTGTCGCGAGCAAGAATTTTCTGATCACTATTGGTGACCGCACCGTGACCGGTATGGTTGCTCGGGACCAGATGGTGGGTCCCTGGCAGGTACCGGTAGCTGACTGTGCCGTTACCACGGTGTCCTACGATTCCTGCGCCGGCGAGGCGATGGCTATCGGTGAGCGCACACCGCTCGCGCTGCTGGATGGCCCTGCTTCCGGACGCATGGCAGTAGCCGAAGCTATCACCAATATCGCAGCGTCCAGTATCGCAGATATTAGCGACATCAAGTTGTCCGCCAATTGGATGTGTGCCGCCGGTTACGGCGCCGAAGATGAGGCACTCTATGACACTGTGCGCGCTGTGGGTATGGAATTTTGCCCCGAGGTGGGACTGACTATACCGGTGGGCAAGGACTCGATGTCGATGCGCACCACCTGGCAGGACGAAGGTGAGGACAAGGCCGTTACCTCGCCCATGTCACTGATTGTTTCAGCATTTACCCCTGTCACAGATGTGCGTCTATCGGTCACCCCCCAGCTGCAACCCGAGGCAGACGCCAGCCTGGTATTGATTGACCTGGGTCGCGGCGCCAACCGTCTCGGTGGCTCTGCCCTGGCCCAGTCCTGTGGTCAGCTCGGCGAAACTGCGCCCGATATTACCGCGACCGATCTGAAGAATTTTTTCACCCTGGTGCAGGAACAGCTGCAGGCAGGCAAAGTGCTGGCCTACCACGATCGCTCCGATGGCGGTCTGCTGACAACCCTGGCCGAGATGGCGTTTGCCGGTCACTGTGGCCTGGCGGTAGATATCGCCGCTATCGCCGGTGACGATCTGGAGCGCCTGTTCAATGAAGAGGCAGGTGCGGTACTCCAGGTGGGTACTGCAGATCTTGCCGCCCTTCAGGCGCGTGCTGTAGAGCTCGGGCTGGGCGATTGTACCCATGTGATTGGTACAGCGGTAGCCGGTGAGAGCCTGGCTATCAATGACGGTGAGCGTGAAGTGATTGCCGCCTTGCGCCCCGAAATCCAGAAGCTCTGGGCCCGCACCAGCTATGAGATCCAGGCCCTGCGTGACAACCCGGACTGTGCCCGCGAGGAATTTGAGCGCATCGGTACTGGCGAACTCGGGCTGTCTGCCCAACTGGCCTTTGATCCATCAGAGGATATCGCGGCGCCAATGATTGCCACGGGGGCCCGCCCGCGTATCGCGGTGCTGCGGGAACAGGGCGTTAATGGTCATGTGGAGATGGCTGCGGCCTTCCACAAGGCGGGTTTCGCCCCCTTCGATGTGCACATGAGCGACATCCTCGGCGGCCGCGTAGGCCTCGCCGACTTTAAAGGACTGGTGGCCTGCGGCGGCTTCTCTTACGGCGACGTGCTGGGAGCGGGCGAGGGCTGGGCCAAGAGCATCCTGTTTAACGAGGCTGTGCGCGAGGAATTCAGCAACTACTTTAATCGCGACGATAGCTTCACCCTTGGGGTGTGTAACGGTTGCCAGATGGTTTCCACCCTCAAGGACCTGATTCCGGGTGCCGACCACTGGCCGCGCTTTGTGCGCAACCGTTCCGAGCAGTTCGAGGCTCGCCTGGCTCTCGTTCAGGTGCAGGAGAACCCGTCCATCCTGCTTAATGGCATGGCGGGTTCGCACCTACCCATCGCCGTTGCGCACGGTGAAGGACGCGCCGAGTTTGCCGACGATGCTGCGCTGTCCACCTGCGAAGGCAGTGGCACGGTGGCCATGCGCTACGTTGAAGGCGACCTGTCAGTGGCAGAACGTTACCCAGCGAATCCCAATGGCTCCCCCAATGGCATCAGCGGCCTGACCTCCAGTGATGGTCGAGCCACGATCATGATGCCGCATCCGGAGCGGGTGTTCCGCACGGTGCAGTACTCCTGGGCGCCCGAAGAGTGGGGCGAGGATGCGGGCTGGTTGCGCTTGTTCCGCAATGCGCGGCACTGGCTGGGGTAA
- the iscR gene encoding Fe-S cluster assembly transcriptional regulator IscR: MRLTTKGRYAVTAMLDLALHGSHGPVSLADISGRQDISLSYLEQLFAKLRRNALVTSVRGPGGGYRLSRGRDEIFVAEIVDAVNETVDATGCGGKGHCQQGEVCLTHHLWEDLSQQIHGFLSQISLAQLMEKREVKSISARQNARQEQGETLTLSEI; encoded by the coding sequence ATGCGTCTGACAACAAAAGGGCGGTATGCAGTGACCGCAATGTTGGACCTTGCGCTGCATGGCAGCCACGGTCCGGTGAGCCTGGCAGACATCTCCGGAAGACAGGATATATCGCTGTCTTATCTGGAACAATTGTTTGCCAAGCTGCGCCGTAACGCGCTGGTCACAAGCGTGCGGGGGCCCGGCGGTGGTTATCGCCTGAGCCGTGGTCGCGATGAAATTTTTGTCGCCGAGATCGTCGATGCGGTTAACGAAACTGTCGATGCCACTGGCTGCGGCGGCAAGGGACACTGCCAGCAGGGAGAGGTCTGCCTGACCCATCACCTGTGGGAGGACCTGAGCCAGCAGATTCATGGTTTTCTGAGCCAGATCAGCCTGGCCCAGCTCATGGAAAAACGTGAAGTGAAATCTATTTCCGCGCGCCAGAATGCGCGGCAAGAGCAGGGCGAGACCCTGACCCTCAGCGAGATCTGA
- the secF gene encoding protein translocase subunit SecF, with product MKVINFMGQRKLAMLFSFVLLAVSIGSLATKQLNWGLDFTGGTLVEVHYSETADLTAIRNTLETGGFAGAVVVSFGTDRDVLIRLPKGYSDKQGAELLGKLQDAYPGSVELRRIEFVGPQVGDELREQGGLAMLLALGLVMLYIAFRFQFKFAVGAVVALIHDVVVVLGFFSLIGMEFDLTVLAALLAVIGYSLNDTIVVSDRIRENFRKLRKADPEEIINISLTETLGRTLVTSLTTMLVLLALAIYGGEMIHGFAIALLVGVAIGTYSSIYVAANMLLTMGVSKEDLMIPVKEGVEQDDMMP from the coding sequence ATGAAAGTCATCAATTTCATGGGTCAGCGAAAGCTGGCCATGCTGTTCTCCTTTGTTCTGTTGGCTGTTTCTATCGGCTCTCTCGCCACCAAACAGCTGAACTGGGGATTGGACTTCACTGGCGGCACGCTGGTGGAAGTGCACTATTCAGAAACCGCTGACCTCACGGCGATTCGCAACACCCTGGAAACAGGTGGCTTTGCCGGTGCGGTGGTGGTTAGTTTTGGTACTGACCGCGACGTGTTAATCCGTCTGCCCAAGGGCTACTCGGACAAGCAGGGTGCTGAATTGCTAGGCAAGCTGCAAGACGCTTACCCAGGCTCCGTGGAACTGCGAAGAATTGAATTTGTAGGCCCGCAAGTCGGTGACGAATTGCGCGAGCAGGGCGGCCTGGCCATGTTGTTGGCGCTGGGTCTGGTGATGCTTTATATCGCTTTTCGCTTCCAGTTCAAGTTTGCGGTGGGCGCGGTGGTTGCCCTGATTCACGACGTGGTCGTGGTGCTGGGGTTCTTCTCCCTCATTGGGATGGAATTCGATCTCACGGTATTGGCCGCGCTGCTGGCTGTGATCGGTTACTCGCTCAACGATACCATTGTGGTATCAGACCGAATTCGCGAGAACTTCCGCAAACTGCGCAAAGCGGACCCCGAGGAAATCATCAATATCTCCCTCACGGAGACCCTGGGCCGTACCTTGGTGACGTCATTGACCACCATGCTGGTGCTGCTTGCATTGGCGATCTACGGTGGGGAGATGATTCATGGCTTTGCAATTGCGTTGCTGGTGGGTGTTGCGATTGGTACTTACTCATCCATCTATGTCGCGGCGAATATGCTGCTGACCATGGGCGTGAGCAAGGAAGACCTGATGATTCCGGTCAAGGAAGGCGTTGAGCAAGACGACATGATGCCCTGA
- a CDS encoding inositol monophosphatase family protein — protein sequence MEPMVNIALRAARKAGENIMRASDDLDRIDVVAKGMNDFVSEVDINAEQEIAYQLRKAYPDHAILGEESGLDGDADAEYTWIIDPLDGTTNFARGIPHFAISIACIHRGKLEHAVVLNPILREEFTASRGRGAALNGHRLRVSKRNSLDGALLGTGIPFKGHCDDKLEAYAKSVEILAGQTAGIRRAGSAALDLAYVAAGRFDAFWEVGLAKWDIAAGALLVKEAGGLVADFNGSEGYLESGNIVAGNPKCFKAVLQATKPLLG from the coding sequence ATGGAACCGATGGTCAATATAGCGCTGCGTGCCGCCCGCAAAGCCGGCGAAAATATCATGCGCGCCTCCGATGATCTGGATCGCATCGACGTGGTAGCCAAGGGCATGAACGACTTCGTCAGCGAAGTGGATATCAACGCCGAACAGGAAATCGCCTACCAGTTGCGCAAAGCCTATCCGGACCATGCAATCCTCGGCGAGGAAAGCGGCCTGGACGGCGACGCGGATGCCGAATACACCTGGATTATCGATCCGCTGGACGGCACAACCAACTTCGCCCGGGGCATTCCCCACTTCGCAATTTCCATTGCCTGCATCCACCGGGGCAAACTGGAACACGCTGTCGTCCTGAACCCCATCCTGCGGGAAGAATTCACCGCCTCCCGCGGTCGCGGCGCGGCCCTCAATGGCCACCGCCTGCGCGTAAGCAAGCGCAATTCACTCGATGGCGCCCTGCTGGGTACGGGTATTCCTTTCAAGGGTCACTGCGACGACAAGCTGGAGGCCTACGCCAAATCCGTAGAAATTCTGGCCGGACAGACTGCAGGCATTCGCCGCGCGGGTTCTGCCGCACTGGATCTGGCCTATGTAGCTGCGGGTCGTTTCGATGCGTTCTGGGAAGTTGGCCTGGCCAAGTGGGATATCGCTGCTGGCGCTCTGCTGGTCAAAGAAGCCGGCGGGCTGGTTGCCGATTTCAACGGCTCTGAGGGCTACCTTGAATCGGGCAATATTGTTGCTGGCAACCCCAAGTGCTTCAAGGCCGTTCTGCAGGCTACCAAGCCTCTGCTGGGGTAA
- a CDS encoding RNA methyltransferase, which produces MNLDNIRIVLVNTNTPGNIGGVARAMKNMGLSRLYLVEPREYPHEEATWRAASAGDVLDSAVVTATLEEAIADCQFVVGTSARGRRIPWPLLDPRKCAERLDGVSDDQEVAILFGREDRGLKNEELQACNLHLNIPTSEDYSSLNLAMAVQVVCYELRMLLSADSLPKAEDEEWDSPFTTREQMELFYEHLEQTLIDVEFLNPTAPRQLMARLRRLYSRVRLDEMELNILRGILTETQKRIKGIR; this is translated from the coding sequence ATGAATCTCGACAATATTCGCATCGTACTGGTCAATACCAATACGCCGGGCAATATCGGCGGGGTGGCGCGCGCCATGAAAAACATGGGGCTGAGCCGTCTTTACCTGGTCGAACCGCGGGAATATCCCCATGAAGAGGCCACCTGGCGCGCAGCTTCCGCGGGCGATGTGCTCGACAGTGCTGTGGTTACGGCCACGCTGGAGGAGGCTATCGCCGACTGCCAGTTTGTAGTGGGCACCAGCGCCAGGGGCCGCCGGATTCCCTGGCCGCTGCTGGATCCGCGTAAATGCGCCGAGCGCCTTGATGGGGTGTCTGATGATCAGGAGGTGGCAATTCTGTTCGGCCGGGAAGACCGCGGCTTGAAGAATGAGGAGCTGCAGGCGTGTAATCTGCACCTCAATATTCCCACATCAGAGGACTACAGCTCACTCAATCTGGCCATGGCGGTACAGGTTGTGTGCTACGAGCTGCGTATGTTGCTATCGGCTGACAGTTTGCCCAAGGCCGAGGACGAAGAGTGGGATTCTCCATTTACGACCCGCGAGCAAATGGAACTCTTCTACGAGCATCTGGAGCAAACGCTGATTGATGTGGAGTTCCTGAACCCCACAGCGCCGCGGCAATTGATGGCGCGCCTGCGTCGCCTCTATAGCCGCGTTCGCCTCGATGAGATGGAGCTCAACATCCTGCGCGGCATCCTTACCGAGACCCAAAAACGGATCAAAGGCATTCGCTAG